One segment of Carya illinoinensis cultivar Pawnee chromosome 1, C.illinoinensisPawnee_v1, whole genome shotgun sequence DNA contains the following:
- the LOC122318523 gene encoding uncharacterized protein LOC122318523 isoform X1, producing MAAGAMATAAGAAVLLYYVLSRRLGAGKVEGDDRSGDLSKSIKSCRRRIVRRPAQAPATLFESINTLSETLRFTYSETLGKWPIGDLAFGIKYFMRRQGNLQVASVYAGSDCIQLKGPEIVVELNKFLRLLTLCILFSKKQFPVFLESAGFSQEDVLLHKPKAGLLKPAFTIIRDKDSKCFLLLIRGTHSIKDTLTAATGAVVPFHHSVLHDGGISNLVLGYAHCGMVAAARWIAKLSTPFLLKARDEYPNYNVQIVGHSLGGGTAALLTYILREQKEFSSSTCVTFAPAACMTWELAESGKHFITTIINGSDLVPTFSTASLDDLRSEVRASSWLNDMRDQIEHTRVLNVVYRSATALGSRLPSVASTKARVAGAGALLKPVSSSTQVVMKRAQNVAQAVVRTRSSLSSWSCMGARRRHVGSIMDSEVEDLPEAAMVSERNSDAAATEGMTSDPLQNEVQSSSSSNESGHDDTDEEELLLPIDRVTSASTVEDVTEGELWYELEKELQRQENESDVRAQEEEAAAAKEITEEENMLADAVEGDKPISASDVSESVRFCPPGRIMHIVSAPASVTPNMEHGMHSEEHVGIYETPRELYSKLRLSKTMINDHYMPMYKKMMEMLIRELENEADCSFEM from the exons ATGGCGGCGGGGGCAATGGCGACCGCCGCCGGAGCTGCGGTTCTGCTGTACTACGTGCTGAGCCGGAGACTGGGAGCGGGTAAGGTTGAGGGAGATGATCGCAGTGGAGATCTATCGAAGTCGATCAAATCGTGTAGAAGGAGAATCGTTCGCAGGCCAGCTCAGGCCCCCGCCACGCTGTTCGAGTCGATCAACACGCTGTCGGAGACGCTGCGCTTTACGTATTCTGAGACTTTGGGCAAATGGCCAATCGGGGACTTGGCTTTCGggattaaatatttcatgagGAGGCAG GGTAACTTACAAGTTGCAAGTGTGTATGCTGGTAGTGATTGTATTCAACTTAAAGGTCCGGAAATTGTCGTGGAATTGAATAAATTTCTAAGGTTGTTGACCCTTTGTATCCTCTTCTCAAAGAAGCAGTTTCCGGTGTTTTTAGAGTCTGCCGGTTTCTCACAGGAAGATGTCCTCCTTCACAAGCCCAAGGCAGGG CTTTTGAAGCCCGCTTTCACAATTATACGAGATAAAGATTCAAAATGTTTCCTTCTGTTGATTCGTGGTACTCATAGCATTAAAGATACACTAACAGCAGCAACTGGTGCAGTGGTCCCTTTCCACCACTCGGTTTTACATGATGGTGGGATAAGCAATTTGGTTTTAGGATATGCCCATTGTGGAATGGTTGCTGCTGCTCGTTGGATAGCAAAGCTTAGCACTCCTTTTCTGCTCAAAGCTCGTGATGAATATCCCAACTACAATGTTCAG ATTGTTGGCCATTCGCTTGGTGGTGGTACTGCTGCACTTTTGACATATATTCTTCGAGAGCAGAAAGAATTCTCCTCAAGCACTTGTGTCACATTTGCCCCAG ccgCCTGTATGACTTGGGAATTAGCAGAATCAGGCAAACACTTCATTACTACCATCATTAATGGTTCTGACCTGGTTCCAACATTCTCAACAGCTTCTCTTGATGACCTTCGCTCTGAG GTCAGAGCATCATCCTGGTTAAATGATATGCGGGATCAGATTGAGCACACAAGGGTTCTAAATGTTGTTTATCGCTCTGCAACTGCTCTGGGATCTCGTTTACCATCTGTAGCTAGTACAAAAGCCAGGGTTGCTGGTGCAGGTGCACTTCTGAAGCCAGTATCCAGCAGCACTCAG GTTGTGATGAAGCGTGCTCAGAATGTTGCTCAAGCTGTTGTCAGAACTCGCTCATCTCTATCATCATGGTCTTGCATGGGTGCACGTCGCCGTCATGTGGGCTCAATTATGGATTCTGAAGTAGAGGATCTGCCTGAAGCAGCTATGGTGTCTGAAAGAAATTCAGACGCTGCTGCAACTGAAGGGATGACAAGTGACCCGCTTCAGAATGAAGTGCAATCTAGTTCTTCTAGCAATGAATCAGGACATGATGATACAGACGAAGAAGAGCTGCTGCTTCCAATAGATAGAGTCACCAGTGCATCAACCGTGGAAGATGTCACTGAAGGTGAGTTGTGGTATGAACTGGAGAAAGAGCTTCAAAGGCAGGAGAATGAATCAGATGTTAGAGCCCAGGAGGAAGAAGCGGCTGCAGCTAAAGAAATCACTGAAGAGGAAAATATGCTGGCTGATGCAGTGGAAGGTGATAAGCCAATCTCAGCGTCGGATGTATCAGAGAGTGTCCGCTTTTGTCCCCCTGGCAGAATCATGCATATCGTTTCCGCCCCTGCATCTGTTACTCCTAATATGGAGCATGGTATGCACAGTGAGGAACACGTTGGTATATACGAGACACCGAGAGAACTGTATAGTAAGCTACGACTTTCAAAAACGATGATAAATGATCATTATATGCCTATGTATAagaagatgatggaaatgtTAATCAGGGAACTGGAAAATGAAGCAGATTGTAGTTTTGAAATGtga
- the LOC122318523 gene encoding uncharacterized protein LOC122318523 isoform X2 — MAAGAMATAAGAAVLLYYVLSRRLGAGKVEGDDRSGDLSKSIKSCRRRIVRRPAQAPATLFESINTLSETLRFTYSETLGKWPIGDLAFGIKYFMRRQLLKPAFTIIRDKDSKCFLLLIRGTHSIKDTLTAATGAVVPFHHSVLHDGGISNLVLGYAHCGMVAAARWIAKLSTPFLLKARDEYPNYNVQIVGHSLGGGTAALLTYILREQKEFSSSTCVTFAPAACMTWELAESGKHFITTIINGSDLVPTFSTASLDDLRSEVRASSWLNDMRDQIEHTRVLNVVYRSATALGSRLPSVASTKARVAGAGALLKPVSSSTQVVMKRAQNVAQAVVRTRSSLSSWSCMGARRRHVGSIMDSEVEDLPEAAMVSERNSDAAATEGMTSDPLQNEVQSSSSSNESGHDDTDEEELLLPIDRVTSASTVEDVTEGELWYELEKELQRQENESDVRAQEEEAAAAKEITEEENMLADAVEGDKPISASDVSESVRFCPPGRIMHIVSAPASVTPNMEHGMHSEEHVGIYETPRELYSKLRLSKTMINDHYMPMYKKMMEMLIRELENEADCSFEM; from the exons ATGGCGGCGGGGGCAATGGCGACCGCCGCCGGAGCTGCGGTTCTGCTGTACTACGTGCTGAGCCGGAGACTGGGAGCGGGTAAGGTTGAGGGAGATGATCGCAGTGGAGATCTATCGAAGTCGATCAAATCGTGTAGAAGGAGAATCGTTCGCAGGCCAGCTCAGGCCCCCGCCACGCTGTTCGAGTCGATCAACACGCTGTCGGAGACGCTGCGCTTTACGTATTCTGAGACTTTGGGCAAATGGCCAATCGGGGACTTGGCTTTCGggattaaatatttcatgagGAGGCAG CTTTTGAAGCCCGCTTTCACAATTATACGAGATAAAGATTCAAAATGTTTCCTTCTGTTGATTCGTGGTACTCATAGCATTAAAGATACACTAACAGCAGCAACTGGTGCAGTGGTCCCTTTCCACCACTCGGTTTTACATGATGGTGGGATAAGCAATTTGGTTTTAGGATATGCCCATTGTGGAATGGTTGCTGCTGCTCGTTGGATAGCAAAGCTTAGCACTCCTTTTCTGCTCAAAGCTCGTGATGAATATCCCAACTACAATGTTCAG ATTGTTGGCCATTCGCTTGGTGGTGGTACTGCTGCACTTTTGACATATATTCTTCGAGAGCAGAAAGAATTCTCCTCAAGCACTTGTGTCACATTTGCCCCAG ccgCCTGTATGACTTGGGAATTAGCAGAATCAGGCAAACACTTCATTACTACCATCATTAATGGTTCTGACCTGGTTCCAACATTCTCAACAGCTTCTCTTGATGACCTTCGCTCTGAG GTCAGAGCATCATCCTGGTTAAATGATATGCGGGATCAGATTGAGCACACAAGGGTTCTAAATGTTGTTTATCGCTCTGCAACTGCTCTGGGATCTCGTTTACCATCTGTAGCTAGTACAAAAGCCAGGGTTGCTGGTGCAGGTGCACTTCTGAAGCCAGTATCCAGCAGCACTCAG GTTGTGATGAAGCGTGCTCAGAATGTTGCTCAAGCTGTTGTCAGAACTCGCTCATCTCTATCATCATGGTCTTGCATGGGTGCACGTCGCCGTCATGTGGGCTCAATTATGGATTCTGAAGTAGAGGATCTGCCTGAAGCAGCTATGGTGTCTGAAAGAAATTCAGACGCTGCTGCAACTGAAGGGATGACAAGTGACCCGCTTCAGAATGAAGTGCAATCTAGTTCTTCTAGCAATGAATCAGGACATGATGATACAGACGAAGAAGAGCTGCTGCTTCCAATAGATAGAGTCACCAGTGCATCAACCGTGGAAGATGTCACTGAAGGTGAGTTGTGGTATGAACTGGAGAAAGAGCTTCAAAGGCAGGAGAATGAATCAGATGTTAGAGCCCAGGAGGAAGAAGCGGCTGCAGCTAAAGAAATCACTGAAGAGGAAAATATGCTGGCTGATGCAGTGGAAGGTGATAAGCCAATCTCAGCGTCGGATGTATCAGAGAGTGTCCGCTTTTGTCCCCCTGGCAGAATCATGCATATCGTTTCCGCCCCTGCATCTGTTACTCCTAATATGGAGCATGGTATGCACAGTGAGGAACACGTTGGTATATACGAGACACCGAGAGAACTGTATAGTAAGCTACGACTTTCAAAAACGATGATAAATGATCATTATATGCCTATGTATAagaagatgatggaaatgtTAATCAGGGAACTGGAAAATGAAGCAGATTGTAGTTTTGAAATGtga